Within the Erigeron canadensis isolate Cc75 chromosome 6, C_canadensis_v1, whole genome shotgun sequence genome, the region ATACATCAAACGCTGAGTAAATCAGTGATAAGTCCATGACAGATTCTAGTTACTAGTGCTCCAAAATTGTAACGTGTAATAGTCAAGCATTCAAGTTCATGCATTTTAACTCACAGAAACAGAATGTTATGAAGAACCACAAACAATTAAATGATTACTACGATGAACAGTTTTTTATATTAGAAAAACTTAGCAAGACAAAACATATTTATAACAACCAACCATCTTTAACTCAAGATAATAAGTACTAAACTTGTTTGCTTTGCCTATCCAATCacccaaaaagaaaaagagagcaTGTAGATATCAAAAGCTATCTTAGCTTGACTTTTTTCATACTTCAAATTCATGTTGTGTCTCCAAATTAGACTAGGTAATATGAACAGATTATATATGCCTACATTTAAAACCAAAACTATAATACAAACTTAAGCCtgctttggaaaaaaaaaatggaaataactttgaaaaataaatgaattccaataaagttttttaaataatgtcTATACAAATCCTCTAGTATTTGGCATGAGAGGATCATAGTCACATAAAAACGCTCATAGACCCGCGTATCTCGTATTGGTACGAAGCGTAACGAAACGGAAATCGCTAGCGTTCCGATCACTAGTGGTACGATGAACCAAATCGGGTGGTACGACGaaccaaaaagtaaaataaacaCGATCCATTCCCATTGGTTCGTCAAACCAAATCGAAAATATAAACGACTCAAATGTACTGGTACGCGTACCAGTACCGTTTTGACATCCCAACTACCAAAGTAAGATTCCAGGACTTATTTGAGCGACAAAAAGAGTGTATCTTCTAAGTTTCCAAAATATTTTGTAATTAATACTATCTTGTAAAcaaaataacttatttaattaatattaattacaaaattaaatttacatgtatatgtttcttctatatatactaACCTTTACAGAGTTTTATATCACCAAGACACCAACTTCTAATCTTCTACTACAATTTCTCCATCCACTATCAATTATCTTCAATGACAAAGGATGAAGGAAACGAGTAGAATAGAAACTTCATggttgttttgttattttgttggaTTTTATCATGTTATTTAAtctttatcttataaaatttataagttttgtttACTTATGTTTATGGTACATCGTAACAAATACATGGTACATTGTACCACTTCGTACTGCCTCGTACCGAAATGATCCTACCCCCTCCGTACCGAATTCGTCACACCTAGCGAATTACGTACCCAAACCGCGTACCCGTACCGAAGCGTACCGCGTTTTATGTGACTATGGAGAGAATAGCAAAATCGTTGAGTTAAAGAGTCTAACGGAAATCCCTAATATGAGAATATACAATCCCGTATCAATTTGCTTCATAAATAACTTGGGTCTTGTCATCAACTCATCATGCCAAACATACCATTGTCCAGAAACATATACTAAATCCACTAATCATAATATTGCTATTCTGCTAACAAGTCAACCTTCGACTACCCATATTCATAGAGGCAGGTGTTCATCCAAAATTGCCAAAACAAGATAAGCTAAAAACTTCCTTTTACCTCATTATTACCAATTTACCATGGTGGCCAACTTGCCATGTATAATGTCATTAATTCTTTGGGTGCAAAAAATGAGCCATGAGGAGCAACTAGCCATGTATGCTGTCACTAAAATACTTAATCATTGATTCATTGGATGCAAGAGGATGGGAATGAGGACTAAGTAACTCACTTATTGGGCAAATTCACTTTAaactttcaaagaaaaaaatgcTACAACATCACACTATAAAAGAATACCATCTGGATGCATATCTAGATCACAGCATTATCAGATTCTAATGCTGCCAATTTTTAAAGCAAGCAAGCAGCCAACAATTACATGCTTAAGGCAGGTGCAACGTGAGGCATAATACAATTATCACAAGTACAAAATCAGAGATAATATGCATCCCAGTTAATATATAACTAGCAAAGTAGCAAGGTTCTTGAGATCATTACCTTtaaaagttcatatatataatagcgAATATCAACATCTGAAAGTGTTGGATAGAGCACTTTAAAATCGGTGTTGTTAACATACTCAAATATTAGACTTGGTGTCTTCGATTGCTGATCTCTCACAATATCCAGCAACTTCACAATATTTGGCCCGCcacaaaggttttgtaaaattttgatCTCTCTCTTGATCTGTATCAAACAATATACGATTCATCAAGCAAATGACGTAACATAATGTCATAATGTATGTTTGTTTAGCACTGCGTAACGAATAGAGAGAAAAAGTAAAAGGGACATCTTAAAAAGAATCCATGTGCAATTGACCAACTGAATTAACTGACCAAATAAACTTATATGCACGATAATCATAGTAATTTCTTAGAACTACAAAGAAATTCTGGCAGCAAGGCTTCAAACAAAAGGTCTGCCAAATGGGTTTTTGTTAGTGTTGTGACATGGCTTACATCTGAATGGGAACATAAAAAAGCTTTTAGCTTTTAACAGTTAACACAATGTACAAGTAAGTCTATTCACATTCGGTTTGCCATTACAAGTTGTAAACCCTGAAAAACTCACTTTAACGAAAAACCGAAACGACTACAAACATTCTAGTGACAAAGTATTCATTATAACAATCAGTCTCTCAAATAATTCCAATGTTAGGTcaaaaaaaactgaaaacattttCACCTCATTTCATTACAACAGCCTAATACAAACCTAGTGTAAACTAACCATGCAGTAAGTCAAAACACAATCAAtagataaaacaatatatagagagagagagtaatacaaagtacaaacctttttcttcttaacaggcttaagtattttaataatacACTTATCATCAGTTGTACAATGAAATCCTTCAAAAACCTCACTGTATTTTCCTCTCCCAACTTTCCTCACCACCTCATAGTTATCCTGTTCCCTGTTAATCCATCAatgaaatcaaaaatcaataatatatatatatatgtatagaatctatagatatagattcttaaaaaaaaagtgagaatAAAAGAAGGCTGACCCCCATTGAACAGTCAACGATTCATAATCCCAATATTCCTTAGGGCGAATAACATTAACATCGGCATAAACCCTAGCTTTGGAAGGAGCGCCGGGGCGGCGAACAGCTTTACCGATCTTTTGAGCCAGGGTTTCTTGTAAGGAAACAGACTGCCGGAGGCTGCGGAGTGGTGGTGAGGTAGGTGGCTGTGGTTGACGGAGGTTTTGATGAAGAGGgtatttgtgtttttgtttttgtttacgGTGGTGGTGTGGTGGTACGGCGGCGGCGGAAGAGATGTGACGTAAGGGAATTAGGGTTGACGGAAATTTGGGGAATTTGAAAGAATGAGAGAATATGAATTGTAAAGTAGAGGAAGGAGGAGGCCTTACGGCCATCAAACGAAGGAACAAGGgctatattatttgttattattattgtaatctAAAATGGAACAAAGACATTCCAGATCGGTAAAAGGTATCCATGctcccctttttcttttctctttattttttgttttataatttatatcttcTTTTGACTTTCCATTGTATTTTGAATtggatttatttgttttaaatttggattttgttagATTATAAACCAGCTAATCAAGCTGAGTgatatagttttaaaatatttgtcggattaaaatatagaaatatagtGTTCGATCTTCTATAATGTTATTTTAGGTTatcaaaatatacatttttaaagCATGAAATATTTAGGTTTAAACGACCGTGTCCAACACTAAACACgtggtttacgatattatcaatattagattttcatacatttaagtcataaaagcttataatttggAAAATATATGGtttccaagtgttatactttgcaagtatTAGTACCATAATCACACGTTCGTCACTTTCATTATTAattgagacatattgatggaattattTGTCGTAATCATTCCACAAGaaacatattataataatttccctatcatataattttttgaaaccagttttactcataatgtgatattattatgaaagataattttaaaatgtaaacatacttgtgatcctgtagtcgacattcaagtatatatatttgatcatgatgcgggtcTATAACACGATCCAATAATCTGttatatgataattagataacaattatgattgttttcatattatttgataacaattaggacttttgatttgagtgacaattgtaactt harbors:
- the LOC122602972 gene encoding casein kinase II subunit alpha-like, with amino-acid sequence MAVRPPPSSTLQFIFSHSFKFPKFPSTLIPLRHISSAAAVPPHHHRKQKQKHKYPLHQNLRQPQPPTSPPLRSLRQSVSLQETLAQKIGKAVRRPGAPSKARVYADVNVIRPKEYWDYESLTVQWGEQDNYEVVRKVGRGKYSEVFEGFHCTTDDKCIIKILKPVKKKKIKREIKILQNLCGGPNIVKLLDIVRDQQSKTPSLIFEYVNNTDFKVLYPTLSDVDIRYYIYELLKALDYCHSQGIMHRDVKPHNVMIDHEKRKLRLIDWGLAEFYHPGKEYNVRVASRYFKGPELLVDLQDYDYSLDLWSLGCMFAGMIFRKEPFFYGHDNYDQLVKIAKVLGTDELNTYLQRYRLELDPHLACLVGRHSRKQWTKFINSDNQHLAVPEAIDFLDKLLRYDHQERPTAKEAMAHPYFYPIRNAESSRTRA